The Haematobia irritans isolate KBUSLIRL chromosome 1, ASM5000362v1, whole genome shotgun sequence DNA segment tttttcacaaaaacaccaaaaaatgacttacaaagtattgtaagaaaattagcatGAGTTGAAAGTgacttattttatgtttatggtatgtacctttttgctttgtttaaatgaattatatttcaattaaattaaatgattttcttttatttgaaaaagtgtgctctattcctttcgtatgtgctctttttataagctgaatgtgctctttttgcctctttaaaatctggcatccctaggctgccacctaacctaacctacagaaaattttgtcaaaattttaaaaattttggaaaattaccgatttgacgaaaatggaccaaaatcaaccaaattccatttggtccgaccatcggactaaacttaaaatttaataatttttttggacaaattttggtccaattggaccaaaatggcaaccgtgGGTATAGCTGTAATTAGTATAAGAGATTGCGTTATACTTTTCTCTTATACTAAATGAAAGAAACAATAATACAAATATTTGAAGATTGGTGATGAAGCAAATACATTGGGAATTCAATATATTTCCCATTTTATTTAAGGATTGTGGATAGGCATCGTTGCTTGGGTGTAATAATTGATACTGATCTTTCATTTCAATATCATATCGATTCCGTATCAGGTAAAGTTTGGGGGACATTACGCAGGATTTATGGGACCAACTTATTTTTGCCTCTtccggttaaaattaaattggctcaTGCTCTATTGATGTCCCAAGTATTATATGGGCTAGAAATTGTTTCTGATACTATCTTGCAACATTTTGAGGCGCATTGTCAATGTGATTGTACGCTTTGTATATAATGTAAGGCGTAGAAATTCCATTTCTGCATATGTAGTACGATTTCTTGGATGTTCGCTTAGGAGATTTGTTGATTATCACAATCTCCTATTGTTTTATAACATCATCCACACTTCTAGACCTTAAGACTTGTGTTTCTGTTTTTACCTTTTCACATTctatttgaaatattatttattatttatttattttatttaatagaaatgatatttattACTCGTATAAGGAGGAATATTTATGCTAGATCTTTTGTGGTTAGAATAGATCGGTGTTGGAATCGATTGCCTCTAAAACTACGCATTTTTTCTCATTGCAATAACGCATTTCATCTCAAACTCATGGAATATATGGCTAGTGCAAACTAAACTGTAAGGTTCTTGGACGATTTACATCTCATCTATTGCATACACACTTTGTATATTCTATGAAGCTCCTATGTATTTTAAAGTTATTGATTTTATGTTGATTTGCATTGTATATGGGACCAATTTCCACTTATTTCATAGCTATTTAAATAATCACTACTACTCTTGCGGCTGGGGAGCCAATAAAATCAGTTACTTCTTAGTTTAATATATTAACTTATTTACATTATATCGATTGCTCAGTATTTTTGTTATgatgtaatatatttttaaagggcTCTATTGACtttgtattacagaatttttatataaataaataaataaataaataaatttggtgTCCACTTAAATGCCAATAGTGTTGGTATTAACACAAAATCTGCTCTTCAAACCAGACATGAAATGAAGTATGCCGTGCGGTGAGAgtatttttgatatagtctTTAGACTTGGCTGCTCTCTGACTTACAGCCTGACTGGAAGAGACATCATGCTTATGCTGATGAAGAGGAAGGCTCAATTATGTACCCGTCCCGTGATTGAGTGCCTGTGGGAAGAATTTCTCCTTTTGTAAGAAGGGAAAAAACACGAACATGACCGCCTGGACCTGGATGAATAGTTTGAATACTACCAAGTAGCCCCTGGGTGGGTGCATATCTCTCATATATTATAAGGACAAAGTCACCAACTTTTCCTTCTCGTTCTGTAGTAAGCCGTTTTGGATTTGCTTGCAGACAATTCAGGTATTCCAGATACCAACGCTTCCACAAATGTTGCTTGGTTTTCTCAATGGACTTCCAGCGCCTTTGATGGTTGATATTTTTCGTCAGTAGGCTAACCTATGAGGAAGTGAGATATAGTCACTGAAAGTGGGCAAAGGGGAAAGTTGCTCGAAACGTAAAACCCAGTCCTTAATAACATATTTCAAATTATATTCCACAGATTTTACTCCCTTTCCCAAAGCCCTCCGAAGGCACAAGAATTAGTGGTCATGTTTGAAAACGTTTCTAAATGTATGGCTTTAGTGATCATGTATATAAATACATTATAGATGAGCCAAGAGACGAGTTTTAATTTGTAATGGGTCCGCTGTGCTTAAATGGTCATGTGACATTTAGGCGCACCTCTACTAAATAACCCATAACTTGTTGGCAAAACTTGGTAGAATACCAAAAACAAGACTTGCAGTTATgaatcattgttttttttttaattgattaccaGATAATAACCAAAACATTGGACATGGCATAGTTAGAGATAAGTTTGGAAAGTAGGTTGGAATTGCTTAGAAGCATCCAATGCTTCTCatatcaaatttaaaccggatcgaatgaaatttgcttctcaaagAAGTCAaacctagggatcggtttatatggggctgtatataattatggatagatatgaaccaatttttgcattaagatcgcgtactaaatttcatctgGATCGGACGAAATCATTTAGAATATGATGGTAATTTTGTTATGTAGGTATTTGAACCATGATTGTAATCCATGATAGATATATGGTATAGAGTTTcgtctgtaaaaaaaaattttgactctcATTTTTGGCCAACTATTGCCCTAGTGTGATCATACCCTTAACGTTTTTCGTTTCtaccatagacaattttattttgtataaataattaattactttattaaaaaaaaaggaatttattggacatattTTGCAGTCTTTTCTTTATAACAATGAAATGGAACGTAAATTTACAATACATTAAATATCGTCATGTGCCTACTAAACGTTCTGCTCAGGAGACATACTCGTCATGTCTGATTGCAATAGAGCCTGAGAAACTTCGGCAACAATTTCTGATatagattttccaaatttaaacagGGATCGATCTTTTGGGTGTAAGCGACAAATAACACCAGCAGCTTCATAATTCCAATTCCAGCATACCAGTGTGCAATCGAGTAAACAAAGATcttcttttaaagaaataatattctgaaaataatatgataatgatattttttgtataaatttttgggaagCAATATAGACATCGTCAACTTACCATAGCCACTGTAGAGTCTATATTGGTTATTTCATCACCTTTGATAATAATCATTTTGATGCTATTATCTCCTTGAGTTGTTACAAATTTCACAACTTTCGATTTTAGATATTCAGCTGAAGAATAACAAAGATTTTCTTGCACTTGCACTAGGCCCAATGGAACTGCATTTATTTTTTCCACTGTTATAAGGATTTTTGGTCGTGCACTTTTGTAAAGAATGAAGCAGGCATTGATAATTATACCACAAACCATGCCATATTCCAAACTCCAAAATAGACACATAAGGGCTGTGGCCAAAAATGGTACAATATCCAGTTCTAAAAACAAttgtcaatataaaatatttgaaatggaATCTATTTTATTGGGGTAAACTTACTTTTTGATCTCCAGATTTCAATGATACGATCATATTCTATCATAAATATCATGGCCGATATAATAATGGCAGCCAATGTGGCTTTGGGTATATAAGAGAATGTTGTAGTTAGAAATGCAAGGGCCATTAAAACCAAAGCTCCTGTTACAGCTCCTCCCAAAGGAGTTTTTACACCACTTGAATGATTTATGGAAGTTCGGGTAAATGAGCCCGTTATGGGCATAGAAGAGAAAAAGCTACTAAAAATATTGCATAGACCCAAAGCTACCATTTCCTGAGAGGCATCAACAATTTTTccttttgctaaaatttggaaaaaaattcaataggcatattttttttttttttttcaatttgatctTGGTACTTACAAAAGGCCTTCGCTATGGCTATACTTTCCAATATGGAAATTAAGGGTATCGAAGCCAATGATGCACCCAAATTTGAAATCATTTCATTAAATTCTATTGTAGTTCCATTCACTGTTGTACTAAATGGAGGAGGCTTGAATGGTGGTATACCTCTAGTTATTTCTCCACTAGCCCTAAATGGCAGCAAATCATCCTGACTGAGACAATAGCATAGTACAATACCAATAATAACAGCCAATGCATTTCGAGACAGCGATATATATTTCGTTAGCATTTTACAGGACAAGGGTAAATCTTTAATTTTCTAAATGGCAAAGAAAAATGCTAGATTTAATTTTCAATGATTTACATTGGATGTCGAATCTTACCCTCATTAGTAGTAGTACGATTAGAGTAGCTACACCTAGAATAGCATCGTTACGTTTTGTTTCTGTTATGTggccgaaaaaagtttcccatgATTCCAAAAATTCATTGGATGAACCTGGAAGAGTAGATAAATAAATgtagaaatattgaaatatcaaATTGTGGTTTTTGAAAATTCGTTTTCTTcaaggcattttttttttttaatttacaaaataggGACTagctcatattttttttaattcgatttaCAAATTCGAGGTTTCGGGTGGCCTTTCTTTGGcacaaatttaacttttaattacACTGAATATTCCATGGAAATATCTagtgttaattaattaattatttcgcAAAAACTTACTCTTAATGccaaacaaattatttatttgaccacTAGCTATGGTCATCGCTGCAGCTGTGGTAAATCCTGTAGTCACTGGTATAGAGATAAATCTTACCAAAACACCCAGATTAAATAggcctaaaataaaaataacacaaCCAGAAAGAAAACAAGATAAAACAGCATAATCCGGACTGCCTGTGACATGGGCCTGTACCATCAAAGCCATAATAGCGGTTGGTCCTTTTGTACATGaagcaacaaaacaaaaaacaaaaacactcgtCATTAATAACAAATTAATTTCCTTCATTAACACGTACTTACCTACTGTAATGTCCTTGCATGTACCAAATAAGATGTACACAAAACAACCCATAAATGCTGAATATAATCCATATTGTGTTGGTAGACCTGCTACCGATGCATAGGCTATTGCTTGAGGTATTGCTGTAAGACCAACTGTTAGACCTGCTACACAATCGGCCAATAGAAATTGACCATTATACTTAGGTAGCCAActaaatatggggaaaaattgtTTGAATGTCGCCGGTTCGCAGCACTTTTTGCTACGATTTTTAGCTATTTGACatatatttggtaaattttcatgATACAGATTATCTATAGGGAGagagaaagaaaaatgtttgcacGATATTTTTAAAAGTTGTGAGATAATAAAATCAGAGAAAATAAAAGATTGAAATATACTAaaccaaataataaaattaaaaaaaaaaatttaaaactatatAACTCCCTTTTGTACGTAccacccgattttcacaaaaatggtTGTGACCCTTACTTATTAATCGCCATCTTCCAAACCTGATGCATAATTATTCTGTTTCATAAAGTTTAAAGTTGTAAGATATTAGGCATCTACTCAaatacttaaatatttttttattattttgttattaaatgATTCTGttcaatatatatttacaattttcataCGTGGTTATAGGGCATGAAtgattatcaattttttatcccttttttatactctccaccataggatggggggtaggttgtgataggttaggttaggtagcagcccaatgtatcaggctcacttagactattcagtcgattgtaataccacattggtgaacttatctcactgagtgctgcccgattccatgttaacctcaatgacaagggacctcctttttatagccgagtccgaacggcgttccacattgcagtgaaaccacttagagaagctttgaaaccctcagaaatgtcaccagcattactgaggtgggataatccaccgctgaaaaactttttggtgttaggtcgaagcaggaatcgaacccacgatcttgtttatgcaaggcgggcatgctaaacattgcaccacggaggcTGGTGGATGGGTTgggatagggggtatattaactttgtcattccgtttgtaacacatcgaactattgctcgaagaccctcgaaggaatcacaatggacctatactggtctaaatggacatcaatttcaacacaaaaattgatgtcatcctTTACAACCTAATCTgtggtatttcaaatgggccatatcggaccatttgcaatacgtatagcccccatataaacggacccccagatttgacttgcggagcctattagagaagcaaatttctttcgatccggttgaaacttggtacgtggtgctagtatacggtatctaacattcacgctaaaattggtccatgtaggtccataattatatatagcccccatataaacggacccccagatttggcttgcggagcctattagagaagcaaatttcatcagatccggttgaaacttggtacgtggtgttagtatacggtctccaacattcacgctaaaattggtccatataggtccataattatatagagtccccatatagtccgatccccagatttgacttccaaagcctcttggaggaacaaatttcatccgatcctgttgaaattcggtatgttgtgtttatatatggcctccaacctccatgcaaaaattggtcaattcggtccataaatatatatagccaccatgtacggttaggttaggttacgtggcagcccgatgtatcaggctcacttagataatccaccgctgaaaaactttttggtgttcggtcgaagcaggaatcgagcccacgaccttgcgtatgcaatgcgggcatgctaaccattgcaccacggtggccctcCAGTTAAAcccattcccagatttgacctccggatcttcttggagaagcaaatttcatccgatcgggttgaactGTTGTATGTTGTGTTATCATATcgcctctaacacccatgcaaaaattggtccaaatcggttcataattgtatatagcccccatataggttaggttaggtggcagcccgatgtatcaggctcacttagactattcagtccattggtgaacttctctcttatcactgagtgctgcccgattccatgttaagctcaatgacaagggacctcctatttatagccgagtccgaacggcgttccacattgcagtgaaaccacatagagaagatttgaagatcagaaatgtcaccagcattactgaggtgggataatccaccgctgaaaaactttttggtgttcggtcgaagcagaaatcgaacccacgaccttgtgtatgcaaggcgggcatgctaaccattgaatgCTATCcattgcaatggttagcaaggcgggcatgcatgctaaccattgcaccacggtggctccccccctatataaatcgacccccttATTTCACCTCAGGCTCTCTAATTGCGACGCAACAGcttatatcggttcgtaattatttatagtctcccctatatataccgatcaagaactgaattacataggtatttaatcggccttttttgtctaatatatatccagtatggaccaacttacaatttagaagactatgttaagaagttttaagataccttgccatcgtttagtattaccacaaccaagtaattcggttgtgcatgacagtctttcgtagaggtttctacgcaatccatggtggagggtatataagattcggtctggtcgaacttacggccgtatatacttgttcatattCGGGAACATATCTAAATTTTTAACCAATCGTCAAATGCGATACAAGGGCACTTCTTACAAATGCAAGGACCTGACCATATCATATTAGCTTGATGATTATCGCAACTACATCAAAgcctttgtaatttttctaatttctgactttattatttattactttGTGTACTCTAGTAATATCAAATTGTTACTGTGATATTTGTCGGACAATGAAAAATCAATCAATGAGGAATAAGTACTTGAATGTacctatagataatattgtaaTCTTTACAACACTCGTTTGCGTGTTATTTGATCTATTACTAGAGTCAGTTGGCACAATGGATGAGTAAGTAATCTTTCCTATATACTCACATCTCAGGAAATTAACTGGaacaaattttcacttaaacttTCCagcatggaaaatatttttttttttttaaatatttacttttactttttcttaAATGACAGTTAAAGCCTGGCTGTGTAACATGACAATGGCCGTTTCAAATAACCTGTTGGAAGTAAATAATTCAAACTTTGAAAAGTTGAAAGACGATGTttgaataattaataaaaaaatgtaaaatttgattcaaatgTGAAATGTTTTTATGGTAAAAGATCTAACAGCGCCACGTTTAAATAACTTctttaaaatctaacaaaaaattCTCTCATGCTGTCAtagaattgaatattaaaatactACTTACATACAGTGACTcacataagtattggcacaccaaaaaatgttgtttaaaaccaatattttaaattaaaaaatattttaatttggattgTAACTGCATTAAGAATAtagatcattttttattttagaaaaaaaatgttctttcaatatttaaattataaaaaattaaaacaaggcacattttttgaggaACAAAAGTATTGGCACAGGTAGTTTTTGGGCACTCCTTTTTGTTTCATAACACCATCAAGCAGTCTATATTCCCCCATTCTTCCATCAACATTGTAatacatttcatcaaaatcgggtaATAATAGTAGCCTAAATATTGCGAAAAACAAATACGCCTTACCATGTattcggacggacaccaagggctaaactgactcaggaggtggttctgagtcgattgttttttttttttttttgtacgaaCGATCCCATCGCCAACTTTCCCGCCCCTTCCGAAGGGGGCGTCACCATGATGGCCTCGTCCCCCCACTCTGTGATTTAGGGTgctgtgccaatacttatgAGGGGCACTgcatattaacaaaaatttttttttcacataaaaatttatgaatGTTCAAGTTTTACtttcatatagattttttttttgttaactaCATGTtctaaaataactaaaatagtAGTATGTACATGTATATATTTTGTCACGAAGGGGATAAgggaaaatagttttttttaaacacaaaaaatcattttgtagatAATACTTTATAATAAATGTCATGAGCCCTtttaaaatatcaacaaaatgaaTTTGGTTTCAGCATAGCGTAATTGAATATCGACCCGAGGCATactatattattataataacaACATTTCCatattattttgaatttattttatattgagaAAAACAAACAATCCCTTATCATTGAAAGATTTAGAATGAAATATTCACAGCAAGTCAAAAATGCATGGAATTGCCGGTATATTGCATTAGGCTAGAATATCATTTTCAATCTcttcaaaatgaaaataaatttctttagttGACAGCCTGCCAATGTGTCAGAGATTATCGCTTGAAATTAAAGCAAATGTTAGTATAGTCCATCATGAAGGCTTCTACAAATTTGTTTGTattaatagcaaaaaaaaaatagattcgtATCTTCCGGTATTCACGCCGAATTTTAGTTGCCTTGTATGACGGACTAACCCGGACGTCGTCGTGTGTTCGGCAACAACAACTCGAAATGTTTTGCTTGTTAATTTCTGTGTAACCATTTCACACACATAATTGATTGTGATATAAAGTAGAAGgaataatagaaattaaataatttaatcacGTTTTTAACGGTGTTactttttgtcattatttttttttttacttttattcacattgaacttgaattttgtttataagGTCTTCCTTTTTGATAAGCCTCGGCAATATATTGTAATAATGTAAAATTTCACATTTATACACACACCTTCGATATCTgtcattttttgtataaaacaattttcttcgTCCACTTGGAGAGATGATTTCGGTTGCATTCGCCCGCTTATTATTAAGGATATAGGAGCCTATTGAACACTTGCTATAGGATTTGGGCTAAAGGTACAAAGTAGCGACAATACTACCGTCCGTTCAGTAACACGTTTCAAAAGTAAATGAATGCATGAAATTTCTGATGATAACGACTTCATTTATTTTCTATGAGAGAATGCTAACCACAGACTGTAGACTGTAGCTATGGACGACATGTGTTATATTTGTTTTGGTAATCTCCGCTTAGTTTGCCTGCGAGCTATGCGAGCATAGATCTTTCGACAGCTAACAAATATTTCAGCGTTCTTTGAGAGCTCACACATTCTCAACAAGAGGGCTAAACGTTGAGGTAAACATATCATTTTATCATCATCTTGATCACCAAGCCTGTCAGCTCAGCCCGCTCCAGTgtcatttttgataatttttgttttgtcattATGTGCTCGATTCGGCTAATTGTTGTCATTCTTagtgataagaaattttgtttaaggtTTTTCTTATTGTTGTCTATGGCGCTAGCTGAGATTGCGCTATAAAGGTTTTTCTACCTCTATTTTGTGACAATGTGGTGACACCTTTCGTTTACTGCCAACACACAATTACGTTATAtgtggccatatctttggatTCCCCTTCTAGATTAGCTGTCTTATGTCCACCATGGTAATTAAAGAAGTCTTAATAAAATGCTCTTGATATAAATAGTGATAATACGTTTATGGGACTAGAATTCTTTGTCACATGCTGTCTTTTTGTGGTTTATTTATATCTGTGTCGTATGTACTCTCTAAAATATTGTGATGCCATTGTGGAATAGATcgacttaaattaaaaatgaattgattaGATGTTGTTTTCGCTTTAAATTGCtatcattttttgtttcaaatggaaaAGTACCTGTTTCAAATGGAAAAGTACCTGAAATTTGCCGGTTTTTGGAAAGTTACTCAAcggaaagtttggacaaaaatgcCATTACCTGTAATAGATATTTTTTGCACAAGGAAGAAAGATATTTGTTTCTTGTTTGAAACTAGAGCCCAACCGAAGGGTTTTTTGGCCGAAGCTAAAGGCATTGTCCGGCAAAAAATCAATAATCGGGCGAAGCTGAAAGCgaatatttttcacaaattggAGTGTTTTACTTCAATATTGGTATATTGTTTTGAATAAAGGAGGCAAAAAAACTAGAATAAAAAGTAATTCAGTCCAAGTCTTATAACATTCTTTTAAAACTTAGTTTGATATAATATGACAAAAAAGACTTTTTGTACAGTTTCTCCACGCAACCTCGATCTTCGTTCGGAAAAAATGTCCCACTGCACTGAACAATTGTTCCCTGTCAACGTTGTCGGCGGGGAgcttaaatatttaatgacagctgctcttaaattttgagaaagaagaAATCTTCCAATATTCAAATGTGTTACCGCTGCGTAGCCTAGAAGGTTCCATAAAATACGAGTCCGTTTGTTTCTCTAAATGCGTTTTTTACTCTTCTCAATTTTATTGGCCAAGGATTCGTGTTCTTCTCATATGACTGACGATACTGGGACAAAAGCCTTCGGCCTTTTGACTCCGAAGGCCGATTATCGATTCATGGTCGAAGCCGAATCTTCGGTCGAGCTCAAGTGCAATCATGTgccgtgttgccagtattggagatt contains these protein-coding regions:
- the LOC142221746 gene encoding sodium-independent sulfate anion transporter, translating into MQPKSSLQVDEENCFIQKMTDIEDNLYHENLPNICQIAKNRSKKCCEPATFKQFFPIFSWLPKYNGQFLLADCVAGLTVGLTAIPQAIAYASVAGLPTQYGLYSAFMGCFVYILFGTCKDITVGPTAIMALMVQAHVTGSPDYAVLSCFLSGCVIFILGLFNLGVLVRFISIPVTTGFTTAAAMTIASGQINNLFGIKSSSNEFLESWETFFGHITETKRNDAILGVATLIVLLLMRKIKDLPLSCKMLTKYISLSRNALAVIIGIVLCYCLSQDDLLPFRASGEITRGIPPFKPPPFSTTVNGTTIEFNEMISNLGASLASIPLISILESIAIAKAFSKGKIVDASQEMVALGLCNIFSSFFSSMPITGSFTRTSINHSSGVKTPLGGAVTGALVLMALAFLTTTFSYIPKATLAAIIISAMIFMIEYDRIIEIWRSKKLDIVPFLATALMCLFWSLEYGMVCGIIINACFILYKSARPKILITVEKINAVPLGLVQVQENLCYSSAEYLKSKVVKFVTTQGDNSIKMIIIKGDEITNIDSTVAMNIISLKEDLCLLDCTLVCWNWNYEAAGVICRLHPKDRSLFKFGKSISEIVAEVSQALLQSDMTSMSPEQNV